From a region of the Osmia lignaria lignaria isolate PbOS001 chromosome 10, iyOsmLign1, whole genome shotgun sequence genome:
- the Ten-a gene encoding teneurin-a transmembrane protein isoform X5 translates to MHHYYPQEDIDRVEYLMSGNPRSYPARSPGVASTPTVTRLPPPQQQVTVGSVGGGLGAGAGNGGTGTVGAQGQAMVMPGFPLRAAAVPHYSPYSPSRFHIDKRCQHRCSWKCFSIALILLAVALTAMLAYFATVSSMRPIDSTKCVVVQDVKAVTHENAHIHDPISTQIPTEESLPTSTAEHSSASDSAGDQQSDPQIQQSAQQWPAVLELQAYNVAHSAVIPPYHFWNTEFRNKQPAFIRLNLTLPWGANFAVYGRRNVAPSVTQYDFVEFVKGGRVDHRLKRDTSSEAVSFMKTAAQETHTNVENRSYQHVLIKRTIVEPMMVNVSLLQYLDTGRWFLSVYNDELQPYKVTLVVTEAEGVSTTCPNDCSGRGSCYLGKCDCIDGFQGADCSKSVCPVLCSSHGQYGGGMCHCEDGWKGAECDIPLGDCQVPDCNQHGQCVRGSCVCNPGWKGVFCDEPDCSDPNCSGHGACVSGKCYCKAGWQGERCNQVDQQVYQCLPRCSDHGTYDLESATCICEGHWTGVDCSQPSCGLDCGPHGTCEQGVCKCNDDWTGTKCDQKPCDPRCAEHGQCKNGICVCSQGWNGRHCTLPGCENGCSRHGLCTLQDGEYSCECSTGWAGRDCSIRLEMECNDFIDNDQDGMMDCSDSECCSHAACADHIMCLTSNNPVDVLLRKQPPSVTASFYQRVKFLVEENSVQSYAHMNEYTESTFWSSFTPRRVAVMRGQVVTEQGIGIVGIRVSVDRDPRFGFTLTRADGWFDVLVNGGGAVTLQFQRSPFKPLTTTVFVPWNQIVVLPPVVMTLNEEGESHKSNQPPSPAVGFPGISMGLFSDHGPCLEHDHELLRPIIVSTWMPEKVGDLPGKSLVFAESQIVQESIAIPGSNLHLMYQSSQAAGYLSTVRMQLTGSFIPKSLTHVHVHVEIEGSLHTKTYEADPNLTHTFAWNKRNVYKQKVYGVAQARISIGYQHSTCPSVIWETQTATLQGFDVDISDIGGWGLDIHHHYNFHEGILQKGDGTTLHFKQYPRTVKVVMGTGLQRSLVCQDCDGLAKDARLLTPVALTSGPDGSIYVGDFNLVRRITPEGNVYTVLTLSATQVAYQYYLCVSPADGHLYISDPEKHQILKALSLKNVQHPSLNIEPVVGSGERCIPGDESHCGDEGPAIRAKLAHPKGIAIAADKTMYIADGRNIRAVDPNGVIHTLVGHHGHHNHWSPAPCVGAIPAHQAQLQWPTGLTLSPLDGSLHFIDDRLVLKLTSDLKVRVVAGTPLHCTSNGNGNDSDLTKVNSSIATIPKKPDEVLGSVLAVSFSPTGELYIAESDSHRVNSIKIVDSSGKMSHFAGQQQERLRGQCECNNTTPSTKELESCACTDDTSSTETLLSSNAKFTAISALAVSPDGVLHVADQGSLHILALQPYLPNHDESGEFHIPFPPSNEVYVFNRYGQHISTKDLTSGKIRYSFFYSKNTSFGKLSTVTDSAGNKIQFWRDYSGVVNSIENTQDHKSELKISAVGFLEKLSERGRAEIALAYDGSTGLLTSRSGGGETYIYNYDSLGRVTDVILPTGEKLKLSSDLSDDEGLLVKVSAPLQALSKGDKQRTVEFRMKNERSKVLTITDGTKIKKAIAFTNSSLEVLLPGGGRVLSAATTKHPLLEAALPVEAEMLPMWSYQLMSLGELTNTMTTAYNLVGDVSHFQQTLNREIWVNDTRVIGVEFEQAFRRETFYDKSRNPLLTVTFDPAGLPLTWQPHEQGYNLSITYDRFNRIESWKWGGSDESYGYDRHGQLAEVTNSQDGTKRYTYNDFNILSNITLASDRHFSLQYDDDGGLRHIILPSGTKHSFSCQASLGFLRVTYTPPGSSRAYLQHYSHDGNLLQTVFPGDGARIVYRYHSSGQLAEVVHGDGKSEIRYTESGLPSEVIHSERDVEYKWDYQYSAGLLVEERIDFGAKTGLSNAKFTFDYDSNFRLINVQGRIGGQTLPPHTMAYSARTGMLEQIGQFKVTKPQTNETTVFDGTALFSRITDDRFLETQVTLTIHQLEVFRMEFTHDSRGRINQTRTYTRNVAVNTYTNVKNYTWDCDGQLTGVEAQEPWGFKYDANGNMLSLTYRGNTIPMEYNNMDRIVKFGEGLYKYDNRGLVVQNAREERFSYNAKGLLVRAAKRGRFDVRYYYDHLDRLATRKDNYGNVTQFFYNNQKRPHEVSQIYSPRDGKLMSLVYDDRGHLIYAQVYRHKYYIATDQCGTPIMIFSQYGEGIREIMRSPYGHIVYDSNPYLYLPVDFCGGLLDQVTSLVHMPNGKVYDPLIGKWMSPLWENVLDRVNTPTHLHLYRFNGNDPIDVRHTDRPNQPTDHISWLSHLGYDLKSLAPQLFPDELPDSLVPPSLGPGTSIFGKKKKTRNLGVQSGFLAHIAQRHSGDAVSLSAPPRSALKKDTSDLIPSRLGAASDPPFGKGILVSRTMDGQAVVSSVPTANAIYGDVFTSVFNRSYFLPFTFVVHSAQQDAFYFVKEETWRASEDRGQLKRLGGQVNTTFHESENGSGSSSLIDVKIHGASYVVNLRYGTTADKEKQRLLHHAKATAIRKAWHREREALKANTPTTIEWMVTEQDEILKSGSASNYEGEYIHDAQLYPELAEDPYNIRFVKKAVDPSSKKRRRRRGVHTCKLWWLDKIC, encoded by the exons CAGTGAGTTCCATGCGACCGATAGACAGTACGAAGTGTGTGGTGGTCCAAGACGTGAAAGCTGTCACTCACGAGAACGCGCACATTCACGACCCGATATCAACGCAAATACCCACGGAAG AATCACTGCCAACGAGCACAGCGGAACATTCGAGCGCGTCGGACAGCGCCGGGGACCAACAGAGCGATCCTCAGATCCAGCAGTCGGCGCAACAATGGCCGGCTGTGCTCGAGTTGCAAGCGTACAACGTTGCCCACTCGGCCGTCATACCGCCTTACCACTTCTGGAACACGGAATTCCGGAACAAGCAGCCCGCTTTCATCAGGTTGAACCTGACGTTACCATGGGGCGCGAACTTCGCGGTGTACGGTAGACGAAACGTGGCACCGAGCGTCACGCAGTACGATTTCGTGGAGTTCGTGAAAGGCGGCAGGGTTGATCATCGATTGAAGAGAGACACCAGCTCGGAGGCAGTTAGTTTTATGAAAACAGCCGCCCAAGAAACGCACACGAACGTCGAGAATCGGTCGTATCAACACGTACTGATCAAACGGACCATCGTGGAACCGATGATGGTGAACGTCAGTCTGCTTCAATATCTAGACACGGGTCGTTGGTTCCTTTCGGTGTACAATGATGAACTGCAGCCGTACAAGGTTACCCTGGTCGTCACCGAAGCCGAAGGAGTCTCGACTACCTGCCCAAACGACTGCTCTGGACGGGGATCGTGTTATCTTGGGAAGTGCGACTGTATCGATGGGTTTCAG GGAGCCGATTGCAGCAAAAGCGTGTGCCCGGTATTGTGTTCCTCGCATGGACAATACGGCGGTGGTATGTGCCATTGCGAAGATGGCTGGAAAGGTGCCGAATGCGATATACCATTAGGTGATTGCCAAGTTCCTGATTGCAATCAACATGGACAGTGCGTCCGAGGATCGTGTGTTTGTAATCCTGGCTGGAAAGGTGTCTTCTGTGATGAAC CCGATTGTTCCGATCCAAACTGCAGCGGTCACGGTGCCTGCGTTTCCGGTAAATGTTACTGCAAAGCTGGTTGGCAGGGGGAAAGATGCAACCAGGTCGACCAGCAAGTCTACCAATGTCTGCCCCGTTGCTCGGATCATGGCACGTACGACCTGGAATCCGCAACCTGTATCTGCGAGGGACATTGGACGGGGGTGGATTGTTCACAGCCGAGCTGTGGCCTCGATTGCGGACCTCACGGAACCTGCGAACAGGGTGTCTGCAA GTGCAACGATGATTGGACTGGTACGAAATGCGATCAGAAACCGTGCGATCCACGATGCGCGGAACATGGCCAGTGCAAGAATGGTATTTGCGTATGTAGTCAAGGGTGGAACGGAAGACACTGCACACTAC CTGGATGCGAGAACGGATGCAGTCGGCACGGATTATGCACCCTGCAGGACGGCGAATACAGCTGCGAGTGCTCGACTGGCTGGGCTGGCCGTGATTGCAGCATACGTCTCGAAATGGAGTGTAATGACTTTATTGACAACGATCAGG ATGGCATGATGGACTGTTCTGACAGCGAGTGTTGCTCGCACGCAGCTTGCGCAGATCATATCATGTGCCTTACTAGTAATAATCCCGTGGACGTCCTTCTTCGAAAACAGCCGCCCAGCGTCACAGCTTCCTTTTATCAGCGCGTGAAATTCCTCGTTGAGGAGAACAGCGTGCAAAGCTACGCTCATATGAACGAGTACACCGAAAG TACGTTCTGGAGTTCCTTTACACCGCG TCGAGTTGCGGTGATGCGAGGCCAAGTTGTAACCGAACAAGGAATCGGAATAGTAGGCATCAGAGTATCCGTCGACAGAGACCCTCGATTTGGATTCACTTTGACCAGAGCTGATGGATG GTTCGACGTGTTGGTCAACGGCGGTGGTGCAGTGACGCTTCAGTTCCAACGTAGCCCCTTCAAACCCCTTACAACGACGGTGTTCGTGCCATGGAATCAAATAGTGGTTCTACCACCCGTGGTGATGACCCTTAACGAGGAAGGCGAGTCTCATAAATCCAACCAACCCCCGAGTCCTGCTGTCG GCTTCCCAGGGATATCGATGGGACTATTTAGCGATCATGGGCCCTGCCTGGAGCACGATCACGAGCTTCTGCGACCGATCATCGTCAGCACTTGGATGCCTGAAAAAGTCGGCGATCTTCCTGGCAAGAGTTTGGTGTTCGCTGAGAGTCAG ATCGTTCAGGAGAGCATCGCGATTCCTGGCTCGAATTTACACTTGATGTACCAAAGTAGCCAGGCAGCTGGTTATCTGTCGACGGTGAGGATGCAGTTGACCGGATCGTTCATTCCAAAATCGCTGACACACGTGCACGTGCACGTGGAGATCGAGGGTTCGCTGCACACGAAAACCTACGAGGCGGACCCGAATTTGACGCACACGTTTGCCTGGAATAAACGGAACGTTTACAAGCAGAAGGTGTACGGGGTGGCGCAGGCTCGAATTTCAATTGGTTATCAGCATTCCACTTGTCCGTCCGTGATATGGGAAACGCAGACGGCCACCCTGCAAGGTTTCGACGTGGACATCTCGGACATCGGTGGCTGGGGACTGGATATCCATCATCATTACAACTTCCACGAGGGTATCCTGCAGAAAGGCGACGGCACCACGTTGCACTTCAAACAGTATCCTCGAACGGTGAAAGTGGTGATGGGTACTGGACTGCAGAGAAGCTTGGTCTGTCAGGATTGCGATGGTTTGGCCAAAGATGCTAGGTTATTGACTCCAGTGGCTCTTACCAGCGGTCCGGATGGAAGCATCTACGTTGGCGATTTCAATCTTGTTCGTAGGATCACGCCGGAAGGAAACGTCTATACCGTCCTAACGCTGAG CGCGACTCAAGTAGCTTATCAGTACTATCTCTGCGTTTCACCTGCCGATGGTCATCTGTACATCAGTGATCCCGAGAAACATCAAATATTAAAGGCATTATCGTTGAAGAACGTTCAGCATCCCAGCCTTAATATCGAACCTGTAGTCGGAAGCGGGGAAAGGTGCATTCCCGGTGATGAAAGTCATTGCGGGGATGAAGGTCCTGCCATTCGCGCCAAACTAGCTCATCCAAAAG GAATCGCTATCGCTGCTGACAAGACTATGTACATTGCCGATGGAAGGAACATCCGTGCAGTCGATCCTAACGGTGTCATTCACACTCTGGTAGGTCACCATGGACACCATAATCATTGGTCACCAGCTCCTTGCGTAGGTGCTATCCCCGCGCATCAAGCTCAGTTACAATGGCCAACGGGATTGACCCTAAGTCCTCTGGATGGTTCCTTGCACTTCATCGACGATAGACTAGTTCTGAAGCTCACTAGCGATCTGAAAGTTCGTGTCGTAGCTGGCACACCGCTCCATTGCACCAGCAACGGAAACGGTAACGACAGTGACCTGACGAAGGTGAATTCGTCGATCGCCACCATTCCCAAGAAGCCTGACGAGGTTCTCGGTTCCGTGTTGGCTGTCAGCTTCAGTCCAACTGGCGAGTTGTACATCGCAGAGAGTGATTCGCATCGAGTGAACTCGATCAAGATCGTAGACAGCTCTGGGAAGATGTCACACTTCGCTGGACAACAGCAGGAGAGACTGCGTGGCCAGTGCGAATGTAATAATACAACGCCGAGCACCAAAGAACTAGAGAGCTGCGCTTGCACGGATGACACCAGCAGTACGGAGACTCTGTTATCCTCAAACGCGAAGTTCACTGCTATATCTGCTCTAGCAGTCTCGCCGGACGGTGTGTTGCACGTGGCAGATCAGGGTAGCCTTCACATTCTCGCCCTTCAGCCTTATCTTCCCAACCACGACGAAAGCGGAGAGTTTCATATACCGTTCCCACCTTCGAATGAGGTGTACGTGTTCAATCGTTACGGTCAACACATCTCCACGAAGGATCTGACATCAGGGAAGATTCGATACTCGTTCTTCTATAGCAAGAACACCAGCTTTGGGAAGTTGTCGACTGTGACGGACAGCGCTGGGAATAAGATTCAATTCTGGCGAGATTATAGCGGCGTCGTTAACTCTATAGAAAACACGCAAGATCATAAGTCAGAGTTAAAAATCTCCGCGGTTGGGTTCTTGGAGAAACTGTCCGAGCGAGGCAGAGCTGAGATCGCCCTCGCTTATGACGGGTCAACTGGCTTGCTTACCAGTCGATCGGGA GGCGGCGAAACGTATATATACAATTACGACAGTCTGGGTCGTGTGACCGACGTCATCTTGCCTACCGGTGAAAAACTGAAATTATCCTCCGACTTATCTGACGACGAAGGATTGTTGGTTAAGGTATCAGCTCCGCTTCAAGCCTTGTCGAAGGGAGACAAACAGCGAACCGTTGAATTTAGGATGAAGAACGAGAGGTCTAAAGTACTAACAATCACCGATG GCACGAAGATCAAGAAAGCGATCGCGTTCACGAACAGCAGTCTAGAGGTCCTTCTTCCTGGCGGTGGTAGAGTCCTAAGTGCAGCTACCACCAAGCATCCTCTGCTAGAAGCGGCCTTACCAGTGGAAGCTGAAATGTTACCTATGTGGAGCTACCAGCTAATGTCGCTTGGAGAGCTAACCAACACTATGACCACCGCTTATAACCTGGTCGGTGACGTCAGCCACTTTCAGCAGACTTTGAACAGAGAAATCTGGGTCAACGACACTCGCGTGATTGGCGTGGAATTCGAACAAGCATTCAGACGCGAGACCTTCTATGACAAATCAAGAAATCCTCTTCTGACGGTCACTTTTGATCCCGCTGGACTACCTTTGACCTGGCAGCCTCACGAACAAGGCTACAATCTCAGCATCACCTACGACAGATTCAATCGAATAGAGAGCTGGAAATGGGGTGGATCTGATGAATCCTATGGCTACGATCGACACGGACAGTTGGCTGAGGTTACGAACAGTCAGGATGGCACTAAACGTTACACCTACAACGACTTCAACATCCTGTCCAACATCACTCTAGCTAGCGACAGACACTTTTCTCTACAATACGACGACGATGGTGGACTGCGTCACATTATTCTTCCATCAGGAACAAAACACTCGTTCTCCTGTCAAGCTTCCCTAGGATTCCTCCGAGTAACTTACACACCACCTGGTAGCAGCAGAGCATACCTACAACACTACAGCCACGATGGAAACCTGCTGCAGACTGTGTTTCCAGGTGACGGTGCTCGTATCGTCTATAGGTACCATTCTTCAGGGCAGTTAGCCGAAGTGGTACACGGTGACGGGAAGAGCGAGATCAGATACACGGAGAGTGGTCTACCCTCTGAGGTGATTCATTCGGAACGAGATGTGGAATATAAATGGGATTACCAATATAGTGCTGGGCTACTCGTTGAAGAACGTATTGATTTTGGAGCTAAAACTGGTCTCAGCAATGCTAAATTCACATTCGATTATGATTCGAACTTCAGATTGATCAATGTTCAGGGTAGAATAGGTGGACAGACGTTACCGCCTCACACTATGGCTTACAGTGCCAGAACTGGTATGTTGGAGCAGATAGGTCAATTCAAAGTCACTAAACCACAGACGAACGAGACCACCGTGTTCGATGGCACAGCGTTATTCTCCAGAATCACGGACGACAGGTTCCTCGAGACCCAAGTGACGCTAACGATTCATCAGCTGGAGGTATTCAGAATGGAGTTCACCCATGATTCTCGTGGACGGATCAATCAGACCAGGACGTACACGCGGAACGTCGCTGTAAACACCTATACCAACGTGAAGAACTACACCTGGGACTGCGATGGTCAGCTAACCGGCGTCGAGGCTCAAGAACCATGGGGTTTCAAGTATGACGCTAATGGTAACATGCTGTCGCTGACGTACCGAGGAAACACTATACCCATGGAATATAATAACATGGACAGGATCGTGAAATTTGGCGAAGGTCTGTACAAGTATGATAACAGAGGATTGGTTGTTCAAAACGCTAGGGAAGAGAGGTTCAGCTATAATGCCAAAGGACTCCTCGTTAGAGCTGCGAAACGAGGACGATTCGATGTACGATATTATTACGATCATCTCGATCGTCTGGCCACCAGAAAAGATAATTACGGAAACGTCACACAGTTCTTCTATAACAATCAGAAACGACCCCACGAAGTGAGCCAGATTTATAGCCCAAGGGACGGTAAACTGATGTCATTGGTATATGATGATAGAGGACATCTTATTTACGCCCAAGTCTATCGGCACAAATATTACATCGCCACCGATCAGTGTGGCACTCCGATCATGATTTTCAGTCAGTATGGTGAAGGTATCAGAGAGATCATGCGCTCGCCCTACGGACATATCGTTTATGATTCGAATCCCTATTTGTATCTTCCTGTTGATTTCTGCGGTGGACTCTTGGATCAG GTAACGTCATTGGTACACATGCCGAACGGTAAAGTTTATGATCCACTCATTGGTAAGTGGATGTCTCCTTTATGGGAGAATGTACTGGACAGGGTGAACACCCCAACGCATCTACATTTGTATAGATTTAATGGAAACGATCCCATCGATGTCAGGCACACAGACAGACCGAATCAACCAACAG ATCACATATCATGGCTGTCGCATCTTGGCTACGATCTGAAGAGTCTCGCTCCGCAACTGTTCCCCGATGAACTGCCAGATAGTTTAGTTCCACCATCTCTCGGTCCAGGTACCTCGATATTcggtaaaaagaagaagaccAGAAATCTTGGCGTTCAGTCCGGTTTCTTGGCTCACATCGCGCAAAGGCACTCGGGTGACGCTGTCAGCCTATCAGCGCCGCCTCGTTCGGCCCTGAAGAAGGACACCAGCGATCTGATACCTAGCCGTCTCGGCGCAGCCTCGGATCCTCCATTTGGAAAAGGCATCTTGGTGTCCAGAACCATGGACGGTCAGGCTGTGGTGTCCAGCGTGCCAACTGCCAATGCTATCTACGGGGACGTGTTCACTTCGGTGTTCAATCGCTCCTATTTCCTTCCGTTCACGTTCGTGGTCCACAGCGCCCAACAGGATGCTTTCTACTTTGTCAAGGAGGAAACTTGGAGGGCCAGCGAGGATCGTGGTCAATTGAAACGACTCGGCGGTCAAGTGAACACCACGTTCCACGAGAGCGAGAACGGAAGCGGCAGCAGCTCGTTGATCGACGTGAAGATCCACGGCGCCAGCTACGTGGTGAACCTTCGTTATGGCACCACCGCCGATAAAGAGAAACAAAGACTGCTACATCACGCTAAAGCGACCGCTATTCGCAAAGCGTGGCACAGAGAACGCGAAGCCTTGAAGGCGAACACTCCAACGACCATCGAGTGGATGGTGACTGAACAGGACGAGATATTGAAGTCTGGGTCAGCGTCGAATTACGAAGGCGAGTATATCCACGACGCCCAGCTATATCCAGAGCTGGCCGAAGACCCGTATAACATCAGGTTCGTGAAGAAGGCGGTCGATCCGTCTAGCAAGAAACGACGCAGAAGGAGAGGCGTTCACACCTGCAAACTCTGGTGGCTGGACAAGATCTGCTAG